In Gammaproteobacteria bacterium, the following proteins share a genomic window:
- a CDS encoding VirB8/TrbF family protein, with amino-acid sequence MSKSSPYYKTANDWNYDVYESALVTRNRYYFLSILFGLIALASVLAVAALLPLKEKEPYLLERDSSGMVREVRPLDMTQYTPNEAMIEYFVSRYILARERVDARDLESRHKEVQALSDVEASNEYVHWIKKSPRSPLRTYKQGETRTVYITALNHLNKKAVHVEFETTDNLHKTTKKRYWAAVLDFEFVNLPDDSEFRFDNPLGFQVTKYRKNQKVIKGREIEQ; translated from the coding sequence ATGAGTAAATCATCTCCCTATTATAAAACAGCAAACGACTGGAATTATGATGTTTATGAATCGGCGTTGGTTACACGTAATCGATACTATTTTCTCTCCATCCTTTTCGGTCTCATTGCCTTGGCCTCTGTGTTGGCTGTGGCCGCCTTGTTACCGTTAAAAGAGAAAGAACCGTATCTTCTGGAACGCGATAGTTCTGGCATGGTAAGAGAGGTGCGACCACTCGACATGACCCAGTACACGCCAAACGAAGCGATGATTGAATATTTTGTGTCTCGATACATACTGGCCCGCGAGCGCGTGGATGCACGCGACCTGGAATCCAGGCACAAAGAAGTCCAAGCGTTGAGCGACGTTGAGGCATCGAACGAATACGTACATTGGATAAAGAAATCACCACGCAGCCCATTGCGAACGTATAAACAGGGCGAAACACGGACCGTGTATATCACCGCCTTGAACCATTTGAACAAAAAAGCGGTGCATGTGGAGTTTGAGACAACGGACAATCTTCACAAAACCACTAAAAAACGCTATTGGGCCGCGGTATTGGACTTTGAATTTGTGAACTTGCCGGACGACAGCGAGTTTCGGTTTGATAACCCTTTGGGTTTTCAAGTCACCAAGTATCGGAAAAATCAGAAAGTAATTAAAGGTAGGGAGATAGAACAATGA
- a CDS encoding type IV secretion system protein, with amino-acid sequence MTKDGQYLANVKAAEGPLQAVLNDLDEGLHEYVFNVFTNLVNTYDGVITACGILYLAFYFAGIMRGVIQPSVNAATIHIVKFILIFSVLQYWEDWTEELYLLFTNGPGQVISAITSSIGFRFQGTSNINAGADILAVKGFRTSTILFEKSGFTPLLMGAVVAGFTVVVVGYSALLIVSAKLVVAVLLGTTPIFMLFLLFENTRGFFEGWLRNLMTYIFIPILLYALLAVSLLLMERPLDAIQNDVNASALTFGSLLGFVFVAFITIGLIRQIKGIASSIGGGFVMGSMNLREYTSGSAHGITKTYNRWRAKKDQKKDN; translated from the coding sequence ATGACCAAGGACGGTCAATATTTAGCGAACGTCAAAGCTGCCGAAGGCCCATTGCAAGCCGTGTTGAACGATCTGGACGAAGGATTGCACGAATACGTATTCAACGTGTTTACGAATCTTGTTAACACCTATGACGGTGTGATCACCGCTTGCGGTATATTGTATTTAGCTTTTTACTTTGCCGGTATCATGCGGGGTGTCATTCAGCCGTCTGTTAATGCAGCCACCATACATATTGTCAAATTCATTCTGATATTTAGCGTGCTCCAATACTGGGAAGATTGGACCGAAGAGTTGTATTTGTTGTTCACCAACGGACCTGGTCAAGTGATTTCTGCCATCACAAGTTCTATCGGGTTTCGTTTTCAGGGTACGTCCAACATCAATGCCGGAGCCGATATTCTTGCCGTAAAAGGTTTTCGTACCTCTACCATATTGTTCGAAAAAAGCGGATTTACCCCCTTGTTAATGGGGGCCGTGGTGGCTGGTTTTACGGTCGTTGTCGTTGGGTATTCGGCGTTACTGATCGTGTCTGCTAAATTGGTTGTTGCCGTACTGTTGGGTACAACACCTATATTTATGCTTTTTTTGTTATTTGAGAATACGCGAGGATTTTTCGAGGGTTGGTTACGGAATTTGATGACCTATATATTCATTCCCATACTGCTTTATGCGTTGCTGGCCGTGTCGTTGCTTCTTATGGAGCGTCCATTAGATGCAATTCAAAACGATGTTAATGCATCGGCACTGACGTTTGGGTCACTGTTAGGGTTTGTTTTTGTGGCATTTATCACTATTGGTTTGATTCGACAAATTAAGGGTATTGCTTCATCTATTGGCGGCGGTTTTGTTATGGGTTCCATGAACCTCAGAGAATATACCAGCGGTTCGGCTCACGGCATTACTAAAACTTACAATCGGTGGAGAGCCAAAAAAGATCAAAAAAAGGATAACTAA